A window of Pirellula sp. SH-Sr6A contains these coding sequences:
- the folD gene encoding bifunctional methylenetetrahydrofolate dehydrogenase/methenyltetrahydrofolate cyclohydrolase FolD, translating to MTARVLDGKAIALQIRHEVQAEVAKVIERTGKSPCLAAVLVGEDPASQVYVRNKELACQKAGISSQLFRLAAETTTEELLVLVNRLNEDPSIHGILVQLPLPKQIDERKVLDAVSPAKDVDAFAPENVGLMSQGRPRFLPCTPHGVMQLLHREGIATEGKEVVVIGRSDIVGKPLVSMLLQKSGPCGESNANATVTCVHSRTPNLPEIARRADILIVAIGKAHFVTADMVKPGAVVIDVGINRLGEGIVGDVDYAGVREIASAITPVPGGVGPLTIAMLLRNTLEAFRAANP from the coding sequence ATGACAGCACGCGTTCTCGATGGCAAAGCCATCGCGCTCCAAATACGGCACGAAGTCCAAGCAGAAGTAGCGAAGGTTATCGAGAGGACTGGAAAATCTCCATGCTTGGCCGCGGTCCTGGTCGGTGAGGATCCAGCCAGCCAAGTTTACGTCCGCAACAAGGAACTGGCGTGCCAGAAGGCGGGCATCAGTAGCCAGCTATTCCGGCTTGCTGCTGAGACGACTACCGAGGAGTTATTAGTCCTCGTCAATCGTTTGAACGAGGATCCATCGATTCATGGCATCTTGGTCCAACTCCCCTTGCCGAAGCAGATCGACGAACGGAAAGTTCTCGACGCCGTCTCACCCGCCAAGGACGTCGATGCTTTTGCACCCGAAAACGTAGGGCTCATGTCGCAGGGGCGCCCCCGCTTTCTCCCCTGCACCCCGCACGGGGTCATGCAGTTGCTTCACCGAGAGGGGATCGCGACCGAGGGTAAGGAAGTCGTCGTGATCGGACGTAGTGATATCGTCGGCAAACCACTTGTCTCGATGCTCCTCCAAAAGTCAGGACCGTGCGGGGAAAGCAATGCCAACGCCACGGTGACGTGCGTCCACAGCCGCACCCCGAACCTCCCCGAGATCGCGAGGCGAGCGGACATCCTTATCGTCGCTATTGGGAAAGCCCATTTTGTGACCGCCGACATGGTAAAGCCGGGAGCGGTCGTCATCGACGTCGGAATCAATCGATTGGGTGAAGGAATCGTGGGGGATGTCGACTATGCTGGTGTCCGGGAAATCGCTTCGGCCATCACTCCTGTTCCTGGAGGTGTCGGGCCCCTGACGATTGCCATGTTGCTGCGAAATACGCTCGAGGCATTCCGTGCCGCGAATCCCTAA
- a CDS encoding NADPH-dependent assimilatory sulfite reductase hemoprotein subunit, with product MSQAETTTEKLSPVEGIKSASRYLRGTIGEELGKDSDHFGKDDLQLLKFHGTYQQDDREARGAATESGKSEKAYSFMVRSRIPAGIMTSQQLLAHLDLCDEIGNTTLKVTTRQGLQLHGILKSDLRGCIKRINDIHLSTLSACGDVNRNVMACPAPYRDNVRPVIQQLAYDIAMHLAPRTKAYYELWLEDPETGVKTLEGGSDEEFEPIYGKVYLPRKFKTAIALADDNCVDVYTNCLGYIAVVRDRQIIGYNVVVGGGLGVTPSAKKTFPRLASRMAFVTKEQAVPIAEAVVKVQRDFGYRDDRKRARLKYLIHDKGVEWFRSKVEEYYGSPLADCTEDDVVEHNDHIGWDEQGDGRWFYGFNVENGRLYDNENRAWKAALRDICTELQPEIRLTAHQSIIFCNIEEKDKSRLASLIKKRGLPLSEEISNVRRWSIACVALPTCGLSITESERVMPDVMDEMEKVLLELGLDKELFTVRMTGCPNGCARPYNSDIGFVGKAKGKYTVFVGGTRLGTRLGFIFKDLIPLEQLVTTLRPLFVKFKEERLESESFGDFCARAGLEQLLAWSTPAAESTPAAE from the coding sequence ATGTCCCAAGCCGAAACGACCACCGAGAAGCTTAGCCCTGTTGAAGGGATCAAATCCGCTAGCCGATACCTTCGGGGCACGATCGGCGAAGAGCTTGGAAAGGACTCCGATCACTTCGGTAAAGACGATTTGCAGCTACTCAAATTTCACGGTACCTACCAACAGGATGACCGCGAAGCTCGCGGCGCTGCGACCGAATCGGGGAAAAGCGAGAAGGCTTACTCGTTCATGGTTCGCAGCCGTATTCCGGCCGGGATTATGACCAGCCAACAACTGCTAGCTCACCTCGATTTGTGCGATGAAATCGGCAACACGACGCTCAAGGTGACGACGCGTCAAGGTCTGCAGTTGCACGGGATCCTCAAATCCGATTTGCGTGGCTGCATCAAACGGATCAACGACATCCACCTGAGTACGCTCTCGGCATGCGGCGACGTGAATCGCAACGTCATGGCCTGCCCCGCCCCCTATCGCGACAATGTTCGCCCCGTGATTCAGCAGCTGGCTTATGACATCGCGATGCACCTGGCACCTCGAACCAAGGCTTATTACGAGCTGTGGCTGGAGGATCCGGAAACCGGTGTCAAAACGCTGGAAGGGGGGAGCGACGAAGAGTTCGAACCGATTTACGGCAAAGTCTATTTGCCCCGAAAGTTCAAAACGGCAATTGCGCTGGCCGACGATAACTGTGTCGATGTTTACACCAACTGCTTGGGCTACATCGCTGTGGTACGCGACAGGCAAATCATCGGCTACAACGTGGTAGTGGGTGGTGGTTTGGGAGTTACCCCGAGCGCGAAGAAGACCTTCCCACGTCTCGCATCTCGCATGGCGTTCGTCACCAAGGAGCAGGCTGTGCCGATCGCCGAAGCGGTTGTGAAAGTACAACGCGACTTTGGATATCGCGACGATCGCAAGCGTGCCCGATTGAAGTATCTCATTCACGACAAGGGTGTCGAATGGTTCCGATCCAAGGTGGAAGAGTACTACGGCTCTCCTTTAGCGGACTGTACCGAAGATGACGTTGTCGAGCACAATGACCACATCGGCTGGGATGAGCAAGGTGATGGGCGTTGGTTCTACGGATTCAACGTCGAGAACGGTCGGTTGTATGACAACGAAAACCGAGCTTGGAAGGCTGCACTGCGCGACATCTGCACCGAATTGCAGCCAGAGATTCGATTGACTGCCCATCAGAGCATCATTTTCTGCAACATCGAAGAAAAGGATAAGTCGCGTCTCGCGAGCCTGATCAAGAAGCGAGGCTTGCCGCTCTCGGAAGAGATTTCCAACGTTCGACGCTGGTCGATTGCTTGCGTCGCCCTCCCGACGTGCGGTCTTTCCATCACCGAAAGCGAACGGGTCATGCCCGATGTGATGGATGAAATGGAAAAGGTCCTGCTGGAACTGGGACTGGACAAAGAGTTGTTTACGGTGCGTATGACCGGTTGCCCGAACGGATGCGCTCGGCCCTACAACTCGGATATCGGGTTTGTCGGCAAGGCGAAGGGCAAATACACGGTCTTCGTGGGTGGAACGCGGCTTGGAACGCGGCTTGGGTTCATCTTCAAGGATCTGATTCCGCTCGAGCAACTCGTGACAACCCTGCGACCTCTCTTTGTGAAGTTCAAAGAAGAGCGATTGGAGTCGGAGTCGTTTGGCGACTTCTGCGCGCGAGCGGGCTTGGAGCAACTCCTTGCTTGGTCGACTCCCGCTGCAGAGTCGACTCCCGCTGCAGAGTAA
- the hemC gene encoding hydroxymethylbilane synthase: MRIRLGTRQSPLALWQAHHVAGLLEAQGHEIDLIKITTSGDVSTTPLGSSGGVGVFTKEIQRALLDNRCDLAVHSLKDLPTAPVPGLRLTAVPIREEVSDCLLSTRFTTLESLPEGAKVGTGSPRRRAQLQRLRPDLELCEIRGNVHTRIQKMESGEFDAILLAYAGLHRLGIEDRISQRFTDEELLPAVGQAALGLETRDEDSEITQVVESLRHTETHFAVLVERTLLRTLEAGCLTPLAALATIDETTITLSARVFSEDFTEMIEQRWKWPRPEQLELLHAIHLGEQSAADLIELGASELIHPDRFE, encoded by the coding sequence ATGCGAATCCGCCTCGGAACTCGTCAAAGCCCGTTGGCCCTTTGGCAAGCCCATCATGTTGCCGGCCTTCTCGAGGCTCAAGGGCATGAAATCGACCTGATCAAAATCACAACCTCGGGAGATGTTTCTACCACTCCCCTCGGTTCATCTGGTGGGGTCGGCGTCTTCACGAAGGAGATCCAGCGCGCTCTTCTCGATAACCGATGCGATTTGGCCGTTCACAGCTTGAAGGATCTCCCGACCGCGCCCGTCCCGGGCTTGCGTCTGACCGCCGTCCCAATTCGAGAAGAGGTATCCGATTGCCTTCTTTCCACTCGCTTCACCACCCTCGAATCCTTGCCCGAGGGAGCGAAAGTCGGAACGGGCTCCCCGCGACGGCGGGCTCAATTGCAGCGTCTTCGCCCCGATCTAGAACTCTGCGAGATTCGAGGCAATGTGCACACGCGCATCCAAAAGATGGAGTCGGGCGAATTCGATGCAATTCTCCTGGCTTATGCGGGTCTACACCGATTGGGCATCGAGGATCGCATCTCGCAACGATTCACCGATGAAGAATTGCTACCCGCGGTTGGTCAGGCGGCATTGGGTCTAGAAACGCGCGATGAAGACTCGGAAATCACTCAGGTCGTGGAGTCGCTGCGACATACAGAAACCCATTTTGCGGTCCTAGTCGAGCGAACGCTTCTCCGAACCCTGGAAGCGGGCTGTCTTACACCACTGGCTGCATTAGCGACGATCGACGAAACCACTATTACACTCTCGGCACGGGTCTTTTCGGAAGACTTCACCGAGATGATCGAACAGCGATGGAAGTGGCCTCGCCCCGAGCAACTGGAGCTCCTTCATGCGATCCATCTGGGGGAACAATCGGCCGCGGATCTGATCGAACTGGGTGCGAGCGAGCTCATTCACCCAGACCGCTTCGAGTAA
- a CDS encoding phosphatidate cytidylyltransferase, whose product MLIFNLVFAQDETQKSEGEADRSIPPSEMPAPTQELAPEPARDPAKVNEESTGADSDALTDPIATPVQREIIVQPAPAEKEIGKAPVEAMWFDFPTIMLATVVLVVLGIASSVAHYLTRTPNPLINPALVQRFVHRLWAWWLMFAILIAGLFMHRIGTIILFGLVSFWAFREFITMTPTRRGDHRALFWSLVVFTPLQYVLIAISHWDIRPGESIDLYDIYSIMIPVYASLFIPARIAMAGDHKRFLERSAQIQAGLLICVYCLSFAPALLDLKLSTSDGEPWHGSNAGLLFFFILISQISDVFQWTWSLIKGNRIIAKDVSSSRTWEGLMGGSLSTGIVGALLFWVTPFTPWQAASMAIVVAWLGFAGGMTMSAIKRDRGVHDYGSLVLGHAGVLDRIDTLCFSAPIFYHLTRFFFV is encoded by the coding sequence ATGCTAATTTTTAACTTGGTTTTCGCACAGGACGAAACGCAGAAGAGCGAAGGAGAAGCCGATCGCTCGATTCCTCCCTCGGAGATGCCAGCACCGACCCAGGAATTGGCTCCCGAGCCTGCGCGCGATCCGGCGAAAGTGAATGAGGAATCGACTGGTGCCGACTCGGACGCCCTCACCGATCCGATCGCTACACCCGTCCAACGCGAAATCATCGTGCAGCCTGCGCCTGCCGAGAAAGAAATCGGAAAAGCTCCGGTCGAGGCGATGTGGTTCGACTTTCCCACCATTATGTTGGCGACGGTGGTGTTGGTCGTGTTAGGGATCGCATCCTCGGTCGCTCACTACCTTACGCGGACCCCAAACCCGCTTATCAACCCTGCATTGGTGCAGCGATTTGTTCACCGTTTGTGGGCGTGGTGGCTCATGTTTGCCATCTTGATCGCAGGCCTCTTCATGCACCGAATCGGGACAATCATCTTGTTCGGTTTGGTCTCGTTTTGGGCATTTCGAGAATTCATCACCATGACCCCCACTCGCCGGGGCGACCATCGGGCGCTGTTTTGGAGTCTGGTTGTTTTCACCCCGCTGCAATATGTATTGATCGCGATCTCCCACTGGGATATCCGACCGGGAGAGTCGATCGATTTGTACGATATCTATAGCATCATGATTCCTGTGTACGCGTCTCTTTTTATCCCGGCCCGTATAGCGATGGCGGGTGATCACAAGAGATTTCTGGAGCGTTCCGCCCAGATCCAAGCAGGATTGCTCATCTGTGTGTATTGCTTGTCTTTCGCTCCGGCCTTGCTCGATCTCAAGCTTTCGACCAGCGATGGCGAGCCGTGGCACGGGAGCAATGCGGGGTTGCTCTTCTTCTTTATCTTGATCTCGCAGATTTCCGATGTGTTCCAGTGGACTTGGAGTCTGATCAAAGGGAATAGGATCATCGCGAAAGATGTGAGCAGTTCGCGGACGTGGGAAGGGTTGATGGGTGGTTCACTGTCAACCGGTATCGTCGGTGCCCTCCTTTTTTGGGTGACTCCGTTTACACCTTGGCAGGCCGCTTCGATGGCAATCGTGGTTGCGTGGCTCGGCTTCGCTGGTGGGATGACGATGAGTGCGATCAAGCGAGATCGGGGAGTACACGACTACGGGTCATTGGTGCTCGGACACGCCGGTGTTCTGGATCGGATCGATACGCTCTGCTTCTCGGCACCTATCTTCTACCATCTGACTCGATTCTTTTTCGTCTGA
- a CDS encoding TatD family hydrolase, giving the protein MGWFDTHAHLAEPTLRSQLEEVLTRARTSGLEGILCVAVDAESSQDCLEIAKSDSMIRCSVGIHPNYAHQAKPGDWERIESLVAEPRVVALGETGLDKYWDDCPFATQEANFQAHWELSRSTGLPVIIHMRECEVEMLAALKSEFTRGSLNGVMHSFAGSLSTALECLEMGLSISFAGMLTYKKSQELREVAKQIPVERLLLETDSPYLSPEPNRSKRPNEPSWMVHTAKVLANAKSLGLSELRDITAANSKRLFSRW; this is encoded by the coding sequence ATGGGATGGTTTGATACGCATGCGCACCTTGCGGAGCCAACCTTGCGATCGCAGCTTGAGGAGGTTCTTACGCGGGCTCGAACGAGCGGATTGGAAGGCATATTATGCGTAGCCGTGGATGCCGAGTCCTCCCAGGATTGCTTGGAGATTGCGAAGTCCGATTCGATGATTCGGTGCAGCGTCGGAATCCATCCCAACTATGCGCACCAAGCGAAGCCGGGGGACTGGGAACGTATTGAATCCCTGGTTGCCGAACCGCGAGTCGTCGCATTGGGCGAAACGGGCCTCGACAAGTACTGGGACGACTGTCCCTTTGCGACCCAGGAAGCAAACTTTCAAGCCCATTGGGAGTTGAGCCGAAGTACAGGATTGCCTGTGATCATCCACATGCGGGAGTGTGAGGTAGAGATGCTCGCCGCGTTGAAATCCGAATTTACCCGTGGCTCCTTGAACGGTGTCATGCACTCGTTCGCCGGATCGTTGTCGACAGCGCTGGAATGCTTGGAAATGGGGCTCTCCATCAGCTTCGCGGGCATGCTAACTTACAAGAAGTCTCAGGAGCTACGGGAAGTAGCAAAGCAGATTCCAGTCGAACGGTTGCTACTCGAGACGGACTCACCTTATCTGAGTCCGGAACCCAACCGTTCGAAGCGTCCCAACGAACCCAGCTGGATGGTACACACGGCCAAGGTGCTCGCGAATGCCAAGTCACTCGGTCTGTCTGAATTGCGAGATATCACGGCGGCCAACAGCAAGCGATTGTTCTCGCGCTGGTAA
- a CDS encoding glycosyltransferase family 2 protein, whose protein sequence is MALPSGPALDSESNADALRIPRSQASTYSRSAGKSEDRLLQNIENAEILLSEAAGPQPSSAPMCVETPQLTVVIPAFNELATLSEIVERVCRLPITKQVIVVDDGSLDGTQQLIRDLADRFPIEPIFHSINQGKGAAIQTGFAAARGEIVIVQDADLEYEPEQILQVIAPIQRGEATVVYGSRYLAPENHHDSWIHRLGNGILTGLSNLASGQKLTDMETCYKAFRRELLQSIHIEQRRFGFEPEITAKLARRGIAIREVPIRYRPRSWDEGKKIGVRDLFNALWCIIRYRFG, encoded by the coding sequence ATGGCACTTCCATCTGGGCCCGCTCTAGATTCCGAATCCAATGCAGACGCTTTGCGAATCCCACGCTCGCAAGCCTCGACCTACTCTCGCTCCGCAGGAAAGTCGGAAGATCGATTATTGCAGAACATTGAGAACGCGGAGATTCTCCTCAGTGAAGCAGCAGGTCCGCAGCCGAGTTCTGCACCAATGTGTGTGGAAACGCCCCAGCTAACGGTGGTGATCCCAGCCTTTAACGAGCTGGCAACGCTCAGCGAGATCGTAGAGCGAGTCTGTCGTTTGCCGATCACCAAGCAAGTCATCGTGGTCGACGACGGGAGCCTCGACGGTACACAGCAGTTGATTCGCGACCTGGCCGATCGTTTCCCGATCGAACCGATCTTCCATTCGATCAACCAAGGCAAAGGTGCCGCCATCCAGACCGGCTTCGCAGCCGCGCGCGGCGAGATTGTGATTGTCCAAGACGCAGACTTGGAGTACGAGCCGGAACAAATCCTGCAAGTCATCGCTCCGATCCAGCGTGGGGAGGCGACTGTGGTATATGGATCGCGTTATCTTGCACCCGAAAACCATCACGACTCTTGGATCCATCGACTGGGCAATGGCATTCTGACAGGGCTAAGCAACTTGGCCAGCGGCCAGAAACTAACGGATATGGAGACGTGCTACAAAGCGTTTCGCAGAGAGTTGCTACAGTCGATTCATATCGAACAGCGCCGATTCGGATTCGAGCCCGAAATCACTGCCAAACTAGCTCGGCGCGGTATCGCAATCCGCGAGGTCCCCATTCGCTATCGTCCGCGATCCTGGGACGAAGGCAAGAAGATCGGTGTTCGCGATCTCTTCAATGCATTGTGGTGCATCATTCGTTACCGATTCGGTTAG
- a CDS encoding ATP-binding cassette domain-containing protein, which yields MIELHEFGKDYGEFRAVDSITMKIDAGELFGFIGPNGAGKSTSIRFLATLLKPTRGDGSINGFSVNKNPMDVRRSIGYMPDDFGVYDGMKVWEFLDFFAVAYKIGRTQRKQVIGDVLELLDLTHKRDDYVNGLSRGMKQRLCLAKTLVHDPPVLILDEPTSGLDPRARIEVKALLRELRKMGKTILISSHILSELADCCTSIGIIERGQLLMHGPIESVYRKIRRNRIVEVRFLENQDAGLSILRSEPTLRGIDIDGNRATAEFETDDAGLSDILNRLVHGGVKMKSFNDKDPTLEDVFMLVTKGLVA from the coding sequence ATGATTGAACTGCACGAGTTTGGAAAAGATTACGGAGAGTTTCGAGCAGTCGATTCCATCACGATGAAGATCGATGCTGGGGAACTTTTTGGTTTCATCGGCCCCAACGGTGCTGGCAAGAGCACGTCGATTCGATTCCTGGCGACGCTGCTGAAGCCGACGCGAGGGGATGGTTCGATCAATGGATTTAGCGTCAACAAGAACCCCATGGATGTACGCCGCAGTATCGGCTACATGCCCGATGATTTCGGCGTTTATGACGGTATGAAGGTGTGGGAGTTTCTCGATTTTTTTGCCGTCGCTTACAAGATTGGACGGACACAACGCAAACAAGTGATCGGCGATGTTCTGGAGTTGCTCGACCTGACACACAAAAGGGACGATTACGTGAACGGTCTATCCCGTGGAATGAAGCAACGCCTCTGCCTTGCGAAGACTCTGGTTCATGATCCCCCCGTTTTGATTCTTGACGAACCCACGAGCGGATTGGATCCTCGCGCTCGTATCGAAGTCAAAGCGCTGCTCCGTGAACTACGGAAGATGGGAAAAACGATTCTGATCAGCAGCCACATCTTGAGCGAGCTAGCCGACTGCTGCACGTCGATCGGCATTATTGAGCGAGGACAACTCTTGATGCATGGGCCCATCGAATCGGTCTATCGCAAAATCCGACGCAATCGGATCGTCGAAGTCCGATTCTTGGAGAATCAAGATGCTGGACTGTCGATTCTTCGGAGCGAACCAACGCTGCGAGGCATCGATATCGATGGCAATCGCGCGACCGCGGAGTTCGAAACCGACGACGCTGGATTGTCCGATATCCTCAACCGTCTCGTTCATGGCGGAGTCAAGATGAAGTCGTTCAACGACAAAGATCCGACATTGGAAGACGTCTTCATGTTGGTGACGAAGGGCCTCGTCGCTTAA
- a CDS encoding DUF4832 domain-containing protein has translation MTAGFFPKSLPCLLFLWLGSSLSVALAQEVRSLTYAPAPIDNPLKGFVPYQGDRRSQFPHSLEFNYIGLASLMKDEERFDWTELDSMLNDISSRGHQAIFRVFIEYPGKKSSIPEFLMSRELKVTRWKLNDAPGSIVDTPDYEDPRIRRAMVRFIQELGDRYDGDPRIGFITAGLLGLWGEWHTHPRSDLFATKTVQSEVLDAYEKAFQKTPVLLRYPAGESDAKIASNSYRLFGYHDDSFAWSTLRTGRGDDNWFFMALLERAGEDAMNKWKTSPIGGEVRPEAWGFVFDPSPQDRRIQDIEQCVSETHVTWLMDSGLFGKKQSQERIDRAKEIARRMGYEFHAKSVSMDATAPDRVQLTLSIENRGVAPFYLDWTPEWGIFLHDKIIRTFPCSGRLTEIPPQHGVAQWQDELNLKELPSGRFELGIRVPNPLPQGPAVRFANATQDLNSGWMRLGEWNKQ, from the coding sequence ATGACTGCCGGTTTCTTTCCCAAATCTTTGCCTTGTCTATTGTTCCTTTGGTTGGGTTCGTCTTTATCTGTCGCATTGGCCCAAGAGGTTCGCTCGCTGACCTATGCCCCCGCTCCAATCGACAATCCGCTGAAGGGATTTGTGCCCTATCAAGGAGACCGAAGGTCGCAGTTCCCGCATTCGCTGGAGTTCAACTACATCGGACTCGCTTCTCTTATGAAGGACGAGGAACGATTCGATTGGACCGAACTGGATTCGATGTTGAACGATATCTCAAGTCGAGGCCATCAAGCCATTTTTCGGGTCTTCATCGAGTACCCGGGCAAGAAGAGCTCAATCCCCGAGTTCCTCATGTCGCGCGAGCTTAAGGTCACGCGATGGAAGTTGAATGACGCTCCTGGATCCATAGTCGACACCCCGGACTACGAAGACCCTCGCATACGGCGGGCTATGGTTCGATTCATCCAGGAGTTAGGAGATCGGTACGATGGAGATCCTCGCATCGGCTTTATCACGGCCGGTCTTCTCGGACTCTGGGGGGAATGGCATACGCATCCTCGCAGCGATTTGTTCGCCACCAAAACAGTTCAATCCGAAGTATTGGACGCGTACGAGAAGGCTTTTCAAAAAACCCCCGTCCTGCTGCGATATCCCGCGGGGGAAAGCGATGCCAAGATTGCGAGTAATTCCTATCGTTTGTTTGGGTACCACGATGACTCGTTCGCATGGTCCACACTCCGTACGGGGCGCGGCGATGACAATTGGTTCTTCATGGCATTGCTAGAACGAGCAGGCGAAGACGCGATGAACAAATGGAAGACGTCGCCCATCGGGGGTGAAGTACGTCCTGAGGCTTGGGGATTCGTTTTCGATCCATCCCCCCAAGATCGTCGCATCCAAGACATCGAGCAATGTGTTTCGGAGACGCATGTCACGTGGCTCATGGACAGCGGTTTGTTCGGCAAAAAGCAGAGTCAGGAGCGAATCGACCGTGCAAAAGAAATCGCTCGCAGGATGGGCTATGAGTTCCATGCAAAATCTGTATCGATGGACGCAACCGCGCCCGATCGCGTGCAATTGACATTGAGTATCGAGAATCGAGGCGTTGCACCTTTTTATTTGGATTGGACGCCTGAATGGGGCATATTTCTTCATGACAAAATCATCCGCACGTTCCCGTGCTCGGGTCGGTTGACGGAGATCCCTCCTCAACATGGAGTGGCTCAATGGCAAGATGAACTGAACCTGAAGGAATTGCCATCAGGCCGATTCGAGCTGGGTATTCGAGTCCCCAATCCACTGCCTCAAGGCCCTGCAGTTCGATTCGCGAACGCCACCCAAGACTTGAACTCCGGGTGGATGAGACTGGGAGAATGGAACAAACAATGA
- a CDS encoding sugar phosphate isomerase/epimerase family protein, whose amino-acid sequence MHPHDPSSIPRREALLATMAGIGLSSFAFEPVHASRAAAPAEADARRSSPKRYKMKKSINLWAFPYPQLMNLRECMQLAKDAGFDGIELNYDLENDLSPKGTAKNFAAIRRMADEIGIEISGLCSFLFWPYPLSSNDPAKRNRGIELAGMIAQAAADMGVENVLVVPGAVHIPWRDDHEPVPNDVCDERAKNAIGQLVKKAEKTKTYLNMENIFFNGYLMTPMEMNQFVDSFGSPYIQVHFDTGNISMFQHAEHWATILGKRTKNVHLKEFTKKGTDYSLETFRPLLDGTTNWPAVTDALEKVGYEGYLTFEYFHPYQHYPEALVWQTSDSLDRILGRK is encoded by the coding sequence ATGCACCCACACGATCCCTCTTCAATTCCCCGCCGTGAAGCGTTGCTCGCAACGATGGCTGGGATTGGTTTGTCATCGTTCGCATTCGAGCCCGTTCACGCTTCCCGAGCAGCGGCCCCTGCTGAGGCGGATGCCAGGCGTTCATCCCCCAAGCGATACAAGATGAAGAAATCGATTAATCTTTGGGCGTTCCCTTACCCACAGCTTATGAATCTCCGCGAGTGCATGCAACTTGCCAAAGATGCAGGATTTGACGGGATTGAACTCAATTACGATTTGGAAAACGATCTTTCACCGAAGGGAACGGCGAAGAACTTCGCGGCGATCCGGCGGATGGCAGATGAGATCGGGATTGAGATCAGCGGTCTCTGTTCGTTTCTCTTTTGGCCTTATCCGCTGTCCTCGAACGATCCTGCGAAACGCAATCGGGGCATTGAACTCGCGGGAATGATTGCTCAAGCGGCCGCGGACATGGGGGTGGAAAATGTTCTGGTGGTGCCAGGGGCCGTTCATATCCCATGGCGCGACGATCACGAACCGGTTCCGAACGATGTGTGCGACGAGCGGGCCAAGAATGCGATTGGTCAATTGGTCAAGAAAGCGGAGAAGACAAAGACGTACTTGAACATGGAGAACATTTTCTTCAACGGTTATTTGATGACCCCTATGGAGATGAATCAATTCGTCGATAGTTTTGGTAGCCCTTACATTCAAGTGCACTTTGACACGGGCAATATCTCGATGTTCCAGCACGCGGAGCATTGGGCGACGATCCTTGGCAAGCGAACCAAGAACGTCCATTTGAAAGAGTTCACGAAGAAGGGGACTGATTATTCACTCGAGACGTTTCGTCCGTTGTTGGACGGAACAACCAACTGGCCTGCGGTGACGGACGCCTTGGAGAAAGTAGGCTATGAGGGGTATCTCACCTTTGAGTATTTCCA